One Salvelinus fontinalis isolate EN_2023a chromosome 11, ASM2944872v1, whole genome shotgun sequence DNA window includes the following coding sequences:
- the LOC129865344 gene encoding short transmembrane mitochondrial protein 1-like: MLQFLAGFTLGNVVGMYLAQNYEVPNISKKIEAFKKDVAAKKKPPAD; this comes from the exons ATGCTACAGTTCCTG GCTGGGTTTACTTTGGGAAACGTTGTTGGGATGTACCTCGCTCAAAACTACGAG GTCCCCAACATATCAAAAAAGATAGAAGCCTTCAAGAAGGATGTGGCGGCAAAGAAGAAACCTCCAGCAGATTAA